The Flavobacterium sp. CBA20B-1 genome includes the window TATTGCTTGGAACAGAAGGATTATCGAAATAAATCTGCTTTTTAACTCCTTCTGCATTTTGAAGAATTAAATCAAAATCGCCTGGAACTTCAGGTGCATCTTTCATTTTTACCACTTCGCATATTTTATCTAAATAATCAACAGAAATATACGCGTCTTTTTGAAAAAATCGAGCTTTACGCATGTTTTTCATTGAAATTCGGCTCGATGTAATGTTTGCAACACAACCGTTTTCAAACTCAATTCGGGCATTGGCAATATCGGGTGAATCGCTAATTACGGCAGTTCCCGTTGCATGAATGTTTTTAACAGGTGATTTTACCACGCTTAAAATGGCATCGATATCATGAATCATTAAATCCAAAACCACAGGAACATCGGTACCACGCGGATTGAATTCTGCCAAACGGTGGGTTTCGATAAACATTGGGTTTTGAATTTTATCTTTCACAGCCATAAATGCCGGATTAAATCGTTCCACATGCCCCACTTGTCCTTTTACATTATATTCTTTTGCTAGTTCAATAATATGTTCGGCTTCTTCCACCGTATTCGAGATGGGTTTTTCCAAAAAAATATGTTTACCTGCTTTAATTGCTTCCACAGCACAATCGTAATGCGAAAGGGTAGGCGTAACAATATCTACCACATCAACCGCTGCAATTAAATCGGTAATCGAATTAAAAGCTTTGTAACCAAATTCTGCCGCTACTTTTGCCGCATTTTCTTTAAAAGGATCATAAAATCCTACCAATTCGTATTTTGAAGATTGATTTAACAATCGCAAATGAATTTTTCCTAAATGACCTGCGCCTAATACGCCAATTTTTAACATACTGAATGTTTTTTGCAAAGTTAAAATATATTTGAAAACCGAAGTGTTTTATTAGCTGAAAGTTACGATGGCGTTAAAAATATTCTGTATAAAAGCTTGCATTAACTTTGAAAATATGTGTAATTTTGAATGTTTAAGAAACTTTTTTAAAACGTGAAAGACACTGCAAAACATCAAGGTTTACGAAATCAACTAATAAAGCTATTAGCTGAAAAAGGCATTTACGACCAAAATGTACTCACGGCAATGAACACCATTCCAAGGCATTTGTTTTTAGAGTCGGGCTTTCATGATTTTGCTTATCAAGATACTGCTTTTCCAATTGGTGCGGGGCAAACTATTTCGCAACCATACACCGTTGCCTTTCAGTCGCAGTTATTGCATGTGAAACCCGATGATAAAATTTTAGAAATTGGTACAG containing:
- a CDS encoding Gfo/Idh/MocA family protein; this encodes MLKIGVLGAGHLGKIHLRLLNQSSKYELVGFYDPFKENAAKVAAEFGYKAFNSITDLIAAVDVVDIVTPTLSHYDCAVEAIKAGKHIFLEKPISNTVEEAEHIIELAKEYNVKGQVGHVERFNPAFMAVKDKIQNPMFIETHRLAEFNPRGTDVPVVLDLMIHDIDAILSVVKSPVKNIHATGTAVISDSPDIANARIEFENGCVANITSSRISMKNMRKARFFQKDAYISVDYLDKICEVVKMKDAPEVPGDFDLILQNAEGVKKQIYFDNPSVPSNNAILDELETFADAINTNTTPIVTLEDGTEALRIAHRIINCFGK